The DNA region ATACAAAAACAATGTAAACCCCCTCAATAGGAAACCTGATATTATTTATAATTGCCACCATTAACCTTCCTGCCGAAAAACCAATGAGAAAACCAAGTCCCATCTGGAGAATAAACAACTCAAAAAACTCTATATAGGAAGTACTACTGTTTGTAATAAATGATATAAGACTTATAGTAAGGAATATCGCCATTGGGTCATTCGTCCCCGATTCAACTTCCAGTGAAGGTTTCACCTTGCCTTTCAGATTACAATTACTTAAGCTTAATATAGAAAATACAGCAGCCGCATCTGTTGACAATACAACCACACCTAACAAAAACGCCTGAGCCCATTGCAGATTAAAAAGAAAATGTACAAATGCTCCTACAGAACATGTTGTAATTAAAACTCCAAGTGTAGAAAGGCTGAGAGACGACCACAATACAGGTTTTGTTTTGGACCAGTTGGTATCCAACCCTCCAGAAAAAAGTATAAATATTAATGATATAATTCCAACATTCTGTGCAACCGATGCATTATCAAAACTCAATCCACCAAGCCCTTCAGAACCTGCAAGCATACCTGTGCCTATAAAAATCAATAGTACAGGCATTCCAATTTTTTTTTGAAACTTTAGCGACAATTGTACTAATAATGATAAGAATGGATATACTGAGTAAAATCGTTTCCAGAGAGTTCATGTTTAAATATACTAAGCTTTTTAATGATTGTTATTATCAGAAAAAGCTCTCTCATCATTTATAAAAATCCCAACCATTTCTATACTCAAGGATACTCATACTTAAAAAAAAATGGCATTTTAAAAGCAATATTCAAGAACAACTTAATC from Sporocytophaga myxococcoides includes:
- a CDS encoding potassium/proton antiporter, which translates into the protein MPVLLIFIGTGMLAGSEGLGGLSFDNASVAQNVGIISLIFILFSGGLDTNWSKTKPVLWSSLSLSTLGVLITTCSVGAFVHFLFNLQWAQAFLLGVVVLSTDAAAVFSILSLSNCNLKGKVKPSLEVESGTNDPMAIFLTISLISFITNSSTSYIEFFELFILQMGLGFLIGFSAGRLMVAIINNIRFPIEGVYIVFVLAFSVLIYSFTAKAEGSGFLAVYVAGVVVNNYEVVHKRAIYRFFDGLAWLSQTGMFITLGLLVFPSKLVPVMFTGILVSVFLIVLARPLSVFISLAMSEFNFREKLLISWVGLRGAVPVILATFPLLAGIKEAGWIFNLVFFIVLSSAIVQGGAYLL